One window from the genome of Pedobacter schmidteae encodes:
- a CDS encoding tetratricopeptide repeat protein has translation MRQLIIITYIILHGTVVFAQQEKMYIHNGNKLYQQQKYAEAEASYRQSVEKTKESVAGNFNLGDALYKQKKFENAAQKFTEIAGSSTDKGVKAQAYHNLGNSLLEAKKLEESIEAYKKSLINNPKDDQTRYNLAYAQEKLKQQQQQNKNDKNKDKNKDKRDQDKKDQDKKDQDKKDQQDKDKKDQDKKDQNKDQQNKDKKDQDKKDQQQGQQPQPDKLSKEDAERMLEALKNEEKNTQDKLKNKKAKGVKGRIVKDW, from the coding sequence ATGAGGCAGTTGATCATTATAACCTATATTATCCTACATGGAACTGTGGTTTTTGCCCAGCAGGAGAAAATGTATATCCATAATGGCAATAAGCTTTATCAGCAACAAAAGTATGCAGAAGCAGAAGCCAGCTATCGTCAATCGGTAGAAAAAACGAAAGAATCAGTTGCAGGAAATTTTAATCTTGGTGATGCCTTGTACAAACAAAAAAAGTTTGAGAATGCTGCACAGAAATTTACTGAAATTGCAGGCTCTTCGACAGATAAAGGTGTAAAAGCGCAGGCTTATCATAACCTGGGCAATTCTTTGCTGGAAGCAAAAAAACTGGAAGAAAGCATTGAAGCATACAAAAAATCTTTGATCAATAATCCAAAGGATGATCAGACCCGTTATAATCTGGCTTATGCGCAGGAAAAACTGAAGCAGCAGCAACAGCAGAACAAAAACGATAAAAATAAGGACAAGAACAAAGACAAAAGGGACCAGGATAAGAAAGATCAGGACAAGAAAGATCAGGATAAAAAGGATCAGCAGGATAAAGATAAGAAGGACCAGGATAAAAAGGATCAGAATAAAGACCAGCAGAATAAAGATAAAAAAGATCAGGACAAAAAAGATCAGCAGCAGGGGCAGCAACCGCAACCTGATAAATTGTCGAAGGAAGATGCAGAGCGGATGCTGGAAGCATTAAAAAATGAAGAAAAAAATACCCAGGACAAGTTGAAAAATAAAAAAGCAAAAGGTGTAAAAGGCCGGATTGTTAAAGACTGGTAG
- a CDS encoding VWA domain-containing protein, giving the protein MLRFEHIGFLWGLALIPLMIIVFLMIRRWKKKALASLGDQHTVRRMMPEVSLSRPGLKFTFFALAYASLVVGAANPQIGTKMEEARRNGADLMILLDVSNSMLAGDLAPNRLENAKRAISQLIDNLHNDRIGIIIFAGEAYVQLPITTDYSAAKLFLNNITTDIVPTQGTAIGAAIDMGMKSFNFVNGTSKAMILMTDGENHEDDAISAAKSASAKDVAIHVIGLGLPEGAPVPIYKNGNPIGFHTDEAGKTVVSKLNEEMCKEISQAGNGVYVRASNANSGFNIVMDQVNKMEKKTYDSKAFKNYEDRFQFFVGFALLLLVLEFFISNRRNLKLSELNLFEVR; this is encoded by the coding sequence ATGTTACGTTTTGAACACATAGGTTTTTTATGGGGATTGGCGCTTATCCCTTTGATGATCATTGTTTTTTTAATGATCCGAAGATGGAAAAAGAAAGCATTGGCCTCATTGGGCGACCAACATACGGTGCGGAGGATGATGCCGGAGGTTTCTTTGAGCAGACCGGGCTTAAAATTTACTTTTTTTGCATTGGCTTATGCCTCGCTGGTAGTAGGAGCAGCAAATCCGCAAATTGGAACCAAGATGGAGGAAGCGAGGCGTAACGGAGCTGATTTGATGATCCTGTTGGATGTATCGAACAGTATGCTGGCGGGAGATTTGGCCCCAAATAGACTGGAAAATGCCAAACGGGCAATATCTCAGTTGATTGATAATTTACATAACGACCGTATAGGCATTATCATTTTTGCCGGCGAGGCCTATGTTCAATTGCCTATAACGACCGATTATTCGGCAGCAAAATTGTTTTTGAACAACATTACCACAGACATTGTACCCACCCAGGGTACCGCTATTGGTGCTGCAATAGATATGGGAATGAAGTCTTTTAACTTTGTAAATGGTACCAGCAAAGCCATGATTTTGATGACTGATGGAGAAAACCACGAAGATGATGCGATATCGGCAGCTAAAAGTGCCAGTGCCAAAGATGTGGCTATCCATGTGATCGGTTTAGGCTTACCGGAGGGCGCGCCGGTTCCGATTTATAAAAATGGAAATCCTATTGGGTTTCACACCGATGAAGCAGGGAAAACGGTAGTGAGTAAATTAAATGAGGAGATGTGTAAGGAAATTTCGCAGGCAGGCAATGGTGTGTATGTAAGGGCAAGTAATGCCAATAGCGGTTTTAACATTGTGATGGATCAGGTAAATAAAATGGAGAAAAAGACCTATGATAGTAAAGCCTTTAAAAATTATGAAGATAGGTTTCAGTTTTTTGTAGGCTTTGCATTGCTGCTACTGGTACTCGAATTTTTTATTTCTAATCGGAGAAACCTAAAATTAAGTGAGTTGAATTTATTTGAAGTGAGATAG
- a CDS encoding VWA domain-containing protein: protein MNLFSGIEFANKGFFWLLIVIPLMIGWYIWRNSKLQGSLRMSALKGFSSIKKSKYTTLRHYAIVLRVLAFIFLIIALARPQSAFSWQNSTTEGIDIVIATDISGSMLAEDLKPNRLEAGKNIAIDFIKGRPEDRIGLVIFSGESFTQCPLTIDHDVLINLFSEISNGMVEDGTAIGMGLATAVNRLKESEAKSKVVILLTDGSNTTGSIPPLTAAEIAKQMKVRVYTVGVGTKGYAPYPVKTPFGVEYQQVPVTIDEGVLKEIAQVTGGQYFRATNNAKLKQIYQQIDQLEKAKIAVTQYHKKTERFLPFLLIAMVLLLLEFLLRNTVFKGALT from the coding sequence ATGAATCTGTTTAGTGGAATTGAATTTGCCAATAAAGGCTTTTTCTGGTTGCTGATTGTCATCCCTTTGATGATTGGCTGGTATATCTGGAGAAACAGCAAACTTCAGGGTAGCCTGCGCATGTCGGCCTTGAAGGGCTTTTCATCAATTAAAAAAAGTAAGTACACAACGTTGAGGCACTACGCAATTGTATTGAGGGTGCTTGCATTTATTTTCCTGATCATTGCCCTGGCCCGGCCGCAGTCGGCCTTTAGCTGGCAAAATTCCACTACCGAAGGGATAGATATTGTGATTGCCACAGATATCTCGGGTAGTATGCTGGCCGAGGACCTGAAGCCAAACCGATTGGAAGCAGGAAAAAATATTGCTATTGATTTTATCAAAGGACGTCCTGAAGATCGCATTGGCCTGGTTATTTTTAGTGGTGAGAGTTTTACACAATGTCCGCTTACGATAGATCACGATGTGCTGATCAATCTATTCAGCGAGATCAGTAACGGTATGGTAGAAGACGGAACGGCTATTGGAATGGGACTGGCTACAGCGGTAAACCGGTTGAAAGAAAGTGAAGCTAAAAGTAAAGTGGTTATTTTACTGACAGATGGATCGAATACCACCGGCTCAATTCCGCCCTTAACTGCCGCCGAGATTGCCAAGCAAATGAAAGTAAGGGTATATACTGTTGGTGTGGGTACTAAGGGCTATGCGCCTTATCCGGTAAAGACCCCTTTTGGTGTAGAATACCAGCAGGTGCCCGTAACTATTGATGAGGGGGTGTTGAAGGAAATTGCGCAGGTAACCGGGGGACAGTATTTCCGGGCAACCAATAATGCCAAGCTGAAACAAATCTATCAACAGATTGACCAATTGGAAAAAGCGAAAATTGCCGTTACCCAATACCATAAAAAAACTGAACGTTTTTTGCCGTTTTTACTCATTGCAATGGTATTGCTGCTACTGGAGTTTTTATTGAGGAATACAGTTTTTAAAGGAGCCTTAACTTAA
- a CDS encoding BatD family protein — translation MKQFFNFSWCLMLCIAGLSYTGKAQDIRVEAKLDRSKIALGDQTILRLIAHLPVNGQVDFPVLADTISSKVQIVELGKTDTVPDQNNPALKTISRQYVITSFDAGLHMIPAYTFDSKNGKLSTQPLPLEITEVKVDTTKAIYDIKEPLAVSYSFMDWLRDNWKLVLFSFLGILLIAGLIWYLIKKRKQKPVKTAAPAPVLPLHTLTLDKLNALKSQKLWEQGQVKQYHIELTDIIRDYLEKRYEINALEQTSEEIFSGLRHLNIAGQYMNKLRQMLLLADLVKFAKATPLNNDNEQSMENAISFVMNTKAVPLTDHKAQNNDNESV, via the coding sequence ATGAAACAGTTTTTTAATTTCAGCTGGTGTTTGATGCTGTGCATCGCCGGATTAAGCTATACCGGAAAGGCGCAGGACATCAGGGTAGAGGCTAAACTGGACAGGAGTAAAATTGCTTTAGGCGATCAGACCATACTTCGTTTGATAGCGCATTTGCCTGTAAACGGGCAAGTGGACTTTCCGGTACTGGCAGATACCATCTCCTCAAAGGTGCAGATTGTAGAGTTGGGCAAAACCGATACGGTACCTGATCAAAACAATCCGGCCCTGAAAACCATCAGCAGGCAATATGTGATTACTTCTTTTGATGCTGGCCTGCACATGATACCGGCATATACGTTTGACAGTAAGAACGGAAAGCTAAGTACACAGCCGCTGCCACTGGAAATAACTGAAGTAAAAGTAGATACCACTAAGGCCATTTATGACATTAAAGAGCCGCTTGCGGTGTCCTATTCCTTTATGGATTGGCTTCGGGACAATTGGAAGCTGGTATTGTTCTCGTTTTTGGGAATCTTACTGATTGCCGGTCTGATTTGGTATTTGATCAAAAAAAGGAAGCAAAAACCTGTGAAGACAGCTGCGCCTGCGCCTGTGTTACCTTTGCATACGCTGACATTGGATAAATTAAATGCCTTAAAAAGCCAGAAACTGTGGGAGCAGGGCCAGGTAAAACAATACCATATTGAGCTTACGGATATCATTAGAGATTATCTGGAGAAAAGGTATGAGATCAATGCATTGGAACAGACCTCGGAAGAGATCTTTTCGGGATTAAGACATTTGAACATTGCCGGGCAGTACATGAATAAACTAAGGCAAATGCTGCTGCTGGCCGATTTGGTGAAATTTGCCAAGGCCACACCTTTAAATAACGATAATGAACAAAGTATGGAAAATGCAATCAGTTTTGTGATGAATACCAAAGCTGTTCCATTGACAGACCATAAAGCACAAAATAACGACAATGAATCTGTTTAG
- a CDS encoding DUF58 domain-containing protein produces the protein METKDLLKKVRKIEIKTRGLSNQIFSGEYQSAFKGRGMAFSEVREYQVGDEIRTIDWNVTARFNHPYVKVFDEEREMTVMLLVDVSGSKNFGTQAQLKQELATELCAVISFSAIQNNDKVGVLFFSDKVEKFIPPKKGRSHILMIIRELIDFKPQNKGTNVAEGLRYFTSAIKKRCTAFLISDFMSGPFENELKIANRKHDLIALRLYDIHEEEFPNLGLIPFTDEETGQTEWINTADKQVRHAFKTAALERNGRLEDQFRKSGVDFTKIGTHQSYIKPLMTLFKKREARR, from the coding sequence ATGGAAACCAAAGATCTCTTAAAAAAAGTCAGGAAGATAGAGATTAAAACCCGTGGTTTGAGTAATCAGATTTTTTCGGGCGAATATCAATCAGCCTTTAAAGGTCGTGGTATGGCTTTTAGTGAAGTGCGCGAGTATCAGGTGGGCGATGAGATTCGTACCATTGACTGGAATGTAACCGCCCGTTTTAACCACCCCTATGTAAAGGTATTTGATGAGGAAAGGGAAATGACGGTAATGCTGCTGGTGGATGTGAGTGGGTCTAAGAATTTTGGAACCCAGGCCCAGCTGAAGCAGGAACTGGCTACCGAGCTGTGCGCGGTAATTTCTTTTTCGGCTATCCAGAATAACGACAAGGTAGGCGTACTGTTTTTTAGTGATAAAGTAGAGAAGTTCATCCCGCCAAAAAAAGGTAGGAGCCACATTCTGATGATCATCAGGGAACTGATAGATTTTAAACCCCAGAATAAAGGGACCAATGTAGCCGAAGGATTGCGCTATTTTACAAGTGCTATAAAAAAGCGTTGTACAGCCTTCCTGATTTCTGATTTTATGAGTGGCCCTTTTGAAAACGAACTCAAAATTGCCAATCGCAAGCACGATCTGATTGCTTTGAGGTTGTACGACATCCATGAAGAGGAATTCCCAAACCTGGGACTTATTCCGTTTACAGATGAGGAAACCGGGCAAACAGAATGGATAAATACAGCAGATAAGCAGGTGCGCCATGCCTTTAAAACTGCTGCTTTGGAAAGAAATGGCAGACTGGAAGATCAGTTCAGAAAATCAGGTGTAGATTTTACCAAAATTGGTACCCATCAATCATATATCAAACCATTGATGACATTGTTTAAGAAAAGAGAGGCCAGACGATAA
- a CDS encoding AAA family ATPase, which produces MIQKESAFIDLLLLEMDKVIVGQRYMVERLLIGLLADGHILLEGVPGLAKTLAINTLSKAIDAGFSRIQFTPDLLPADLLGTMIYNQKKEEFIVRKGPLFSNFILADEINRAPAKVQSALLEAMQERQVTIGDNTFPLPKPFLVLATQNPIEQEGTYPLPEAQVDRFMLKVVIGYPKKEDERKIMRANIAPQGMPKPNVVIHTDDILRARTVVKEVYMDEKIEQYIIDIVFATRFPAEYKLADYKNLISFGASPRASINLALAAKAYAFIKRRGYVIPEDVRAVCHDVLRHRIGLTYEAEAEDINTETIITGILNAVEVP; this is translated from the coding sequence ATGATACAAAAGGAAAGTGCATTTATCGATCTCCTGTTACTGGAAATGGATAAGGTGATTGTGGGGCAGCGGTATATGGTAGAGCGTTTGCTGATTGGCCTGCTGGCCGACGGACACATTTTACTGGAAGGTGTACCCGGACTGGCCAAAACATTAGCGATTAATACTTTGTCGAAAGCTATTGATGCAGGTTTCAGCAGGATCCAGTTTACGCCAGATCTTTTGCCGGCAGATTTGCTGGGTACCATGATTTACAATCAGAAGAAGGAAGAGTTTATTGTGAGGAAGGGCCCTTTGTTCTCCAATTTTATCCTTGCCGATGAGATTAACCGTGCACCTGCAAAAGTTCAAAGTGCCTTACTGGAGGCCATGCAGGAACGCCAGGTAACTATTGGCGACAATACTTTCCCATTACCGAAGCCGTTTTTGGTATTGGCTACACAGAATCCGATTGAGCAGGAAGGTACCTACCCATTGCCGGAGGCGCAGGTAGACCGTTTTATGCTGAAGGTAGTAATCGGTTATCCTAAAAAAGAAGACGAGCGCAAAATTATGCGTGCAAATATTGCCCCTCAAGGCATGCCTAAGCCCAATGTGGTGATCCATACCGATGATATTTTGCGGGCCAGAACGGTAGTGAAAGAAGTGTATATGGATGAGAAAATAGAACAATACATCATCGATATCGTTTTTGCCACACGTTTTCCGGCCGAGTATAAGCTGGCAGATTATAAAAACCTGATTAGCTTTGGTGCTTCACCACGTGCCAGCATCAATCTGGCCTTGGCGGCCAAGGCTTATGCCTTTATCAAAAGAAGAGGATATGTGATACCGGAGGATGTGCGGGCAGTATGCCATGATGTTTTAAGGCACCGGATAGGACTTACCTATGAAGCCGAAGCAGAGGACATCAATACAGAAACCATCATTACCGGAATATTGAATGCGGTAGAAGTTCCTTAA
- a CDS encoding DUF3050 domain-containing protein, translated as MKSALENIQTAITPLREQIINHKVYAVIENLEDLRIFMEYHVYAVWDFMSLLKALQINLTCTNIPWFPVGSGTTRALINEIVAGEESDIDLHGDKKSHFEMYLDAMQQCGANVDEINLFTETLKATGNFEAAYKAAGTPFEARNFVDYTFKIIHSGAAHLQASTFTFGREDLIPNMFMTIVADLNQKFPDQLSFFKYYLDRHIEVDGDHHSYLALAMTAELCAENESYWKAAERATIASLEKRIELWDGAYHKICATKVLQS; from the coding sequence ATGAAGAGCGCATTGGAAAACATTCAGACAGCTATAACGCCACTCAGGGAGCAGATTATCAATCATAAAGTTTATGCAGTAATAGAAAATCTGGAAGATCTGCGGATTTTTATGGAATACCATGTTTATGCGGTATGGGATTTTATGTCCTTATTAAAGGCTTTACAGATTAACCTGACTTGTACCAATATCCCTTGGTTTCCTGTAGGATCTGGTACGACCAGGGCTTTAATTAACGAGATAGTTGCCGGGGAGGAATCTGATATAGACCTACATGGCGATAAAAAGAGCCATTTTGAGATGTACCTGGATGCCATGCAACAATGCGGCGCAAATGTAGATGAGATCAATTTATTTACCGAAACATTAAAAGCTACAGGAAATTTTGAAGCCGCATATAAAGCTGCCGGCACTCCATTTGAAGCAAGGAATTTTGTAGACTATACCTTTAAAATTATCCATAGCGGAGCGGCCCATTTGCAAGCGAGCACCTTCACTTTTGGAAGGGAAGATCTGATCCCAAATATGTTTATGACCATTGTGGCAGATTTGAACCAGAAATTTCCTGATCAATTGTCTTTTTTTAAATATTATCTTGATCGCCATATTGAAGTTGATGGGGATCATCACAGCTATCTTGCATTGGCCATGACTGCCGAACTTTGTGCAGAGAACGAATCTTATTGGAAAGCTGCTGAGCGTGCAACAATTGCATCTCTTGAAAAACGGATTGAACTTTGGGATGGCGCCTATCATAAAATCTGTGCTACTAAAGTGTTGCAAAGCTAA
- a CDS encoding histidine decarboxylase, which translates to MSINSLSSGENKILEQLLEEVKLNTGFFMGYPVSKDFNYTDLMPFLDYPMNNLGDPFVPSTYAVGSREIEKEVVAFFAELFRARADDWWGYVTNGGSEGNLYGLYLARELHPKGMVYYSEATHYSVQKNLHLLNMSNIIISTQENGEIDYEDLENTIRMNRHMPVIIMANIGTTMTEARDDISKIKLILKKLAIKHYYIHADGALSGSYSALIEPRPAFDFADGADSIAISGHKFIGSPMPCGVVVAKKSNRDRIARSVAYIGSMDTTISGSRNGHSPLFLWYTIKKLGIEGLKKRAQHCLETAAYAELKLKEIGIPAWRNTNAITVNFPEPDIKIRQKWQLAAEGGWSHIICMPNVTKSQIDQLIQEIVVSQTELAAS; encoded by the coding sequence ATGAGCATAAATTCCTTATCATCAGGCGAAAACAAAATACTGGAGCAATTACTGGAAGAAGTAAAACTAAACACCGGATTTTTCATGGGTTATCCGGTATCTAAAGATTTCAATTATACCGATTTGATGCCCTTTCTGGACTATCCTATGAACAATCTGGGCGATCCTTTTGTTCCCTCAACCTATGCGGTTGGCTCACGGGAAATTGAAAAGGAGGTGGTTGCGTTTTTTGCCGAATTGTTCAGGGCTCGGGCCGATGATTGGTGGGGCTATGTCACCAATGGTGGTTCCGAAGGAAATTTGTACGGCTTGTACCTGGCCCGCGAACTTCACCCAAAAGGTATGGTTTACTATTCTGAAGCAACACATTATAGCGTACAAAAAAACCTGCATCTGTTAAATATGTCCAACATCATCATCAGTACCCAGGAAAATGGAGAAATTGATTATGAGGATCTGGAAAATACCATCCGGATGAACAGACATATGCCGGTTATCATTATGGCCAATATAGGCACCACCATGACCGAAGCACGCGACGACATCAGCAAAATTAAGCTGATCCTGAAAAAGCTGGCCATCAAACATTACTATATCCATGCCGATGGTGCCTTATCGGGGAGCTATAGTGCTTTAATTGAACCCCGGCCGGCATTTGATTTTGCCGATGGTGCCGACAGCATTGCCATTAGTGGACATAAGTTTATCGGATCGCCTATGCCATGCGGCGTTGTAGTAGCCAAAAAATCAAACCGCGACCGCATTGCACGCTCGGTAGCCTACATAGGCAGTATGGACACCACCATATCGGGCTCAAGAAATGGCCACAGCCCTTTGTTTTTATGGTATACGATCAAAAAACTCGGCATAGAAGGCCTGAAAAAACGTGCACAGCATTGCCTCGAAACCGCAGCATATGCCGAATTAAAGCTGAAGGAAATCGGCATTCCTGCCTGGCGTAATACCAATGCCATCACCGTCAACTTTCCGGAACCCGACATAAAAATCAGACAGAAGTGGCAACTCGCCGCCGAAGGGGGTTGGTCGCACATCATCTGCATGCCTAACGTTACCAAAAGTCAAATCGACCAGCTGATACAAGAAATCGTGGTATCGCAGACCGAGTTAGCAGCCTCCTAG